In Alicyclobacillus macrosporangiidus CPP55, a single window of DNA contains:
- a CDS encoding acyltransferase family protein has product MPKPMRSGGRYMPGLDGLRALAVVGVVIYHLHAAWAPGGLLGVGVFFVLSGYLITDLLVAEWRRTGRLDLRGFWIRRFRRLIPALWLMIGVVAAWLAVSDPVRLAKLRGDVGAAFLYVSNWWYVFHQVSYFDRFGPPSPFGHLWSLAVEEQFYLVWPLLLGVGLRRLRRGPLLSWTLGGAVVSAVAMALLFQPGTDPSRIYYGTDTRAFALLLGAALALVWPSEQLPRWRTRASRLAADGIGVVGLAAILVMFFTTDEYGTFLYRGGMVLLSLATVAVVAAAAHPDSRVGRALGWGPLRWLGVRSYGIYLWHYPVIALSTPQNTAGDIDWVRIVLQVWVSVGLAALSWRYVEQPILRMGKRQQSPALAPGGFGAPRRGGQGPSRQVRRTHSHRRRGVAVTWATSAAVLAVAGAVWFSPNAGASLLQWTGGDEMRSHLARPGISVSAAAQTPGDAVSSSGEAGNTGTQPQGDGQAQSGGQAPGDGEPAGSNGPVQGAGSPPQKAGDGVTASGPSAASREGGTSGRATGNGAGQASGSNTSGRTETAHPVNPGSLGKGVTAIGDSVLEDAKPYLEKLLPGIVVDAQVGRQFTEAAQVIGRLQQQGRLGNTVIIELGNNGPFTEKQLDDLLAQLGSCRVVLVNVRVPRPWQDVVNRTLAAVAADHPGVTLVDWCSASAGKSQWFYADGVHLNPAGSQAYAQLLAGAVRPGAGGAQTNRD; this is encoded by the coding sequence ATGCCGAAACCCATGCGCAGCGGCGGTCGTTACATGCCTGGTCTGGATGGACTGCGGGCTCTGGCGGTCGTGGGGGTGGTGATCTACCACCTTCATGCCGCCTGGGCGCCCGGCGGATTGTTGGGCGTGGGCGTCTTCTTCGTGTTGTCGGGGTATCTCATCACCGACCTCCTGGTCGCCGAGTGGCGCCGCACGGGCCGCCTGGATCTGCGCGGCTTCTGGATCCGCCGGTTCCGCCGGTTGATTCCGGCGTTGTGGCTGATGATCGGGGTGGTCGCCGCCTGGTTGGCCGTGTCGGACCCGGTGCGGCTCGCGAAGCTGCGGGGAGACGTCGGGGCGGCGTTCTTGTACGTCAGCAACTGGTGGTATGTGTTTCACCAGGTTTCGTACTTCGATCGCTTCGGCCCACCGAGCCCCTTCGGCCACCTGTGGTCCCTGGCTGTCGAGGAGCAGTTCTACCTGGTGTGGCCGCTGCTCTTGGGTGTGGGTCTGCGCCGTCTGCGCCGAGGGCCGCTGCTGAGCTGGACCTTGGGCGGGGCGGTGGTGTCCGCTGTCGCGATGGCCCTGCTCTTTCAACCGGGCACGGATCCGAGCCGAATTTACTACGGTACGGACACGCGCGCTTTCGCGCTGCTCCTCGGGGCCGCCCTGGCACTGGTGTGGCCCAGCGAGCAGCTGCCGCGATGGCGGACGAGGGCGAGCCGCCTCGCCGCGGATGGGATCGGCGTTGTTGGGTTGGCCGCCATTTTGGTGATGTTTTTCACCACCGACGAGTACGGAACCTTTCTGTACCGGGGTGGCATGGTGCTGCTGTCGCTGGCGACGGTGGCCGTGGTGGCGGCTGCCGCGCACCCGGACAGCCGTGTGGGGAGAGCGTTGGGCTGGGGACCGTTGCGCTGGTTGGGGGTGCGCAGCTACGGCATTTATCTGTGGCATTATCCCGTGATCGCGCTGTCCACCCCGCAGAACACCGCGGGGGACATCGACTGGGTGCGGATCGTGCTGCAGGTGTGGGTCAGCGTCGGCCTGGCGGCCCTGTCCTGGCGCTATGTGGAGCAACCCATCCTCCGTATGGGCAAGCGGCAACAAAGCCCCGCGCTGGCTCCGGGGGGATTCGGCGCCCCGCGCCGGGGCGGGCAGGGGCCGTCACGACAGGTACGGCGCACCCATTCACATCGCCGCAGAGGGGTGGCCGTCACGTGGGCTACGTCGGCCGCCGTCCTGGCGGTCGCGGGCGCGGTTTGGTTCAGTCCGAATGCCGGCGCGAGCCTGCTGCAATGGACCGGTGGCGACGAGATGAGGTCTCATTTGGCCCGTCCTGGAATCAGCGTCTCAGCAGCCGCGCAGACCCCCGGGGACGCGGTGTCGTCATCCGGAGAGGCCGGGAACACCGGCACGCAGCCACAGGGTGACGGGCAGGCACAAAGCGGCGGGCAGGCACCGGGTGACGGGGAGCCGGCGGGATCGAACGGACCGGTCCAAGGGGCCGGCTCACCACCGCAAAAGGCCGGGGACGGGGTCACTGCTTCCGGGCCCTCCGCCGCCAGCCGGGAGGGAGGGACTTCTGGCCGCGCGACCGGTAACGGGGCTGGCCAGGCCAGCGGATCGAACACGTCCGGACGGACGGAGACGGCTCATCCTGTGAATCCCGGTTCGCTGGGGAAGGGCGTCACCGCCATCGGCGACTCGGTGCTCGAGGACGCCAAGCCGTACCTGGAGAAGCTGCTGCCGGGAATCGTGGTCGATGCCCAGGTGGGAAGGCAGTTCACCGAAGCGGCACAGGTCATCGGCCGCTTGCAGCAGCAGGGACGGTTGGGGAATACGGTGATCATCGAGCTCGGCAACAATGGGCCGTTCACCGAGAAACAGCTGGATGACCTGTTGGCACAGCTGGGCTCGTGCCGGGTGGTGCTGGTGAACGTGCGGGTGCCGCGGCCGTGGCAGGACGTGGTGAACCGGACACTCGCTGCGGTGGCCGCCGACCATCCCGGTGTCACCCTGGTGGACTGGTGCAGCGCCAGTGCGGGCAAGAGCCAATGGTTCTACGCGGACGGGGTGCACCTGAATCCGGCTGGCTCCCAGGCGTACGCGCAGTTGTTGGCGGGGGCGGTTCGGCCGGGGGCCGGAGGCGCCCAGACGAATCGCGATTGA
- a CDS encoding response regulator: protein MTHTIVVVDDHELVRIGLQTFLNEHGLILAGQAATGAEGLALIQSLCPDLALIDVRLPDMSGIELCKAVRETNPSTRIAILTSTVDKHVVHTCVQVGIQGYLSKNMPGEELLQSIRHLLDGQSVLDPAVTEHALQWIQARSDSVPTKDVLGLRDIEILRFMAQGLTNHEIGRQMHLSENTVKAIVNEIYQRLGVRNRVEAVMEAHQRGLL, encoded by the coding sequence ATGACCCATACGATTGTCGTGGTGGACGATCACGAACTCGTGCGGATCGGCTTGCAGACGTTCCTCAATGAACACGGTCTGATCTTGGCCGGCCAGGCCGCGACGGGCGCGGAAGGACTGGCCTTGATTCAGTCGCTCTGTCCCGATCTCGCGCTGATCGACGTTCGTCTGCCGGACATGAGCGGGATTGAGTTGTGCAAGGCGGTGCGGGAGACCAACCCGTCGACCCGCATCGCCATCCTCACTTCGACGGTGGATAAACACGTCGTCCACACCTGCGTGCAAGTAGGGATTCAGGGCTACCTGTCCAAGAACATGCCTGGGGAAGAGCTGCTGCAGTCCATCCGTCATCTGTTGGACGGCCAATCCGTGTTGGATCCGGCCGTGACCGAGCACGCCCTGCAGTGGATTCAGGCGCGCAGCGACAGCGTACCCACCAAGGATGTGCTCGGCCTGCGGGACATCGAGATCCTGCGCTTTATGGCGCAGGGTTTGACGAACCATGAAATCGGCCGTCAAATGCATCTCTCCGAAAACACCGTCAAAGCCATTGTAAACGAGATCTACCAACGGCTCGGTGTCCGAAACCGCGTGGAAGCCGTGATGGAGGCTCATCAGCGGGGATTGCTCTGA
- a CDS encoding GAF domain-containing sensor histidine kinase — protein MGERVNPAEVMRMLSESLNRLAPVMDEGLEPLLQAVVDYARKLAHAVFAGIILLDSSDPTVIRYFKVSGWRARFSELPKGHGMYFLPVKTGGALRVESISRHPLSIGAPPGHPPVESLLTIPLQSHGKTVGCLFLGNPPNKGVFTQNDEAIVSGFAALCTTAIEWCEQRDSEQYRVAAEERKRVADELHDSLSQTLFAVAREIEHLERMLPTAEDKRELQMRIARLRDLTTQCQAELRAILFRFMNDETGPDSSALTLLVQEFQRVTGLPTHLVTEGDFSRLSLPVRQTVLKVIEESLTNVYRHANSPAATVHLLVEREQAIVAVQDAGIGISEEALRFLTHPAGHFGLHSMARSVQRLNGSLEIFQNDDGGTTVRCTIPLTNEQDHKRDRRRTRPRSGVSGRVSGDGTVRGSVS, from the coding sequence ATGGGTGAAAGGGTCAATCCGGCAGAGGTCATGCGTATGTTGTCGGAATCGCTGAACCGCCTGGCGCCCGTGATGGATGAGGGACTGGAACCCCTGTTGCAGGCGGTGGTCGACTACGCGCGCAAACTGGCACATGCCGTGTTCGCAGGCATCATATTGCTCGATTCTTCCGACCCGACCGTCATCCGGTATTTCAAGGTGTCCGGATGGCGTGCACGGTTCTCCGAGCTGCCAAAGGGACACGGTATGTATTTTCTGCCCGTGAAAACAGGCGGAGCGCTGCGCGTCGAGTCGATTTCCAGGCACCCTCTGTCCATCGGTGCGCCGCCAGGCCATCCACCTGTTGAATCGCTGCTGACGATCCCGCTCCAGAGTCACGGTAAGACCGTCGGTTGTCTCTTTTTGGGGAATCCGCCGAACAAAGGCGTGTTCACTCAGAATGACGAAGCCATTGTAAGCGGATTCGCGGCACTGTGCACCACTGCCATCGAGTGGTGCGAGCAGAGGGACAGTGAGCAGTACCGCGTCGCCGCAGAAGAACGGAAGCGCGTGGCGGACGAACTGCACGATTCGCTGTCACAAACGCTGTTTGCAGTGGCTCGCGAGATCGAACACCTCGAGCGTATGCTGCCGACGGCGGAGGACAAACGGGAACTGCAGATGCGGATTGCCCGCCTGCGCGATTTGACCACGCAGTGCCAGGCGGAACTGCGTGCCATCCTGTTTCGCTTCATGAACGATGAAACCGGCCCGGACAGCAGTGCTTTGACGCTACTGGTCCAGGAGTTCCAGCGCGTCACCGGGCTGCCCACGCATCTGGTCACGGAGGGCGACTTCTCCCGGTTGAGCCTGCCCGTCCGGCAAACGGTGCTGAAAGTCATCGAGGAGTCCCTGACGAACGTGTATCGTCATGCCAACAGCCCTGCGGCAACCGTGCATTTGTTGGTGGAGCGGGAGCAGGCCATCGTGGCCGTACAGGACGCAGGCATCGGGATATCGGAGGAGGCGCTGCGCTTCCTGACCCATCCTGCCGGCCACTTCGGGTTGCATTCGATGGCCCGGTCGGTCCAGCGCCTGAACGGAAGCCTGGAGATTTTTCAAAACGATGACGGAGGGACCACGGTGCGCTGTACCATCCCACTCACGAACGAACAGGATCACAAGCGGGACAGGCGCCGAACCCGGCCACGTTCCGGTGTCTCTGGCCGGGTATCCGGCGACGGCACGGTGAGGGGGAGCGTATCATGA
- a CDS encoding FAD binding domain-containing protein gives MFPNAFRYEAPATLDEAIRLIAEHAYDAKVLAGGQSLLPMMKLRIAAPAVLIDLGGIGELKGWRETEEGLRIGALARHADLERAAALYGRYPLLSRTARWIADPLVRNRGTIGGSLAHADPASDWGTAMIALHAEVEAAGPEGSRRIPIDDFFVDTFVTSLEEGELVVAVHVPAPSGPVAARYMKLERKAGDFAIAGLAVHIVTDGDGRVAEAGIGICACGPVPLRAAKAEAALVGRPLTNDTIAEASRLVPEDADPADDLRGSSDYKRDLLRVFALRALREIAEELEGRASIA, from the coding sequence GTGTTTCCAAATGCGTTCAGGTACGAGGCACCGGCAACCCTGGACGAGGCGATCCGCTTGATAGCCGAGCACGCCTATGACGCCAAGGTGTTGGCCGGAGGCCAAAGTCTGTTGCCGATGATGAAATTGCGCATCGCCGCCCCGGCCGTGTTGATTGACCTAGGCGGCATCGGGGAACTGAAAGGCTGGCGCGAAACAGAGGAGGGGCTTCGCATCGGCGCTCTGGCCCGGCATGCGGACCTGGAACGTGCGGCCGCACTGTACGGTCGCTACCCTCTGCTTTCCCGAACCGCCCGCTGGATTGCGGATCCGTTGGTGCGCAACCGCGGGACCATCGGGGGGTCCCTGGCGCACGCCGATCCGGCGTCCGATTGGGGCACAGCCATGATTGCGCTGCACGCCGAGGTGGAAGCGGCCGGCCCCGAAGGCTCCCGCCGGATCCCAATCGACGATTTCTTCGTGGATACGTTTGTGACGTCGCTCGAAGAAGGTGAACTTGTCGTCGCGGTGCACGTTCCGGCACCGTCCGGCCCCGTGGCCGCCCGGTACATGAAGCTGGAGCGCAAGGCCGGTGACTTCGCGATCGCCGGTCTGGCGGTGCACATCGTGACGGACGGAGATGGCCGCGTGGCCGAGGCGGGCATCGGGATCTGTGCCTGTGGCCCAGTTCCGCTGCGCGCGGCCAAGGCCGAGGCAGCGTTGGTTGGCCGTCCTCTGACGAACGACACCATCGCCGAGGCGTCCAGGCTCGTTCCGGAAGACGCGGATCCGGCCGACGACCTGCGCGGGTCCAGTGACTACAAGCGAGACCTGCTGCGCGTGTTCGCGTTGCGCGCACTGCGCGAAATCGCGGAAGAACTGGAAGGGAGGGCGTCGATAGCATGA
- a CDS encoding (2Fe-2S)-binding protein yields the protein MKIAVKVNGRLYESDVEPRTLLAYYLRETLNLTGTHIGCDTTSCGACTVLLDGEAVKSCTVLAVQANGREVMTVEGLEQNGQLHPVQKAFWEAHALQCGYCTPGMLMASYALLQDNPAPTEAEIREALSGNICRCTGYVNIVKAVQLAARELSGEGQEALQEVEAHGASSN from the coding sequence ATGAAAATTGCTGTGAAAGTGAACGGGCGCCTCTATGAATCGGATGTGGAGCCACGCACGCTGCTGGCGTATTACCTGCGGGAGACGCTCAATCTGACGGGCACGCACATCGGCTGTGACACGACCAGCTGCGGTGCGTGCACGGTGCTGCTGGACGGCGAGGCGGTGAAGTCATGCACGGTGTTGGCCGTACAGGCGAATGGACGCGAGGTGATGACCGTCGAGGGTTTGGAGCAGAACGGTCAACTGCACCCAGTGCAGAAGGCGTTCTGGGAAGCCCACGCCTTGCAGTGCGGGTACTGCACGCCGGGGATGCTGATGGCCTCGTATGCCTTGCTGCAGGACAATCCGGCGCCCACCGAGGCGGAGATTCGGGAAGCGCTGTCGGGGAACATCTGCCGTTGCACCGGCTACGTCAATATTGTGAAGGCTGTCCAACTTGCGGCTCGCGAGTTGTCGGGTGAAGGTCAAGAAGCGTTGCAGGAGGTAGAGGCACATGGCGCTTCGTCAAACTGA
- a CDS encoding aerobic carbon-monoxide dehydrogenase large subunit — translation MALRQTELRPLGKPVGRKEDPRLIRGKGRYVDDIMLPNMLHLCVVRSPYAHARIRRIDASAALAAPGVKLVLTGEDLAKMNLAWMPTLAGDRQMVLATEKVLFQYQEVAAVVAETRAQAEDAAQLIEVDYEPLPVVVDPFYALSPEAPILRDDKEKKSNLIFHWEAGDREETEAIFREAPVVVKQDVRFPRVHPSPLEPCGCVADYDTARSKLTFYVTSQAPHAHRTVLALVSGLPEHQIHVISPDVGGGFGNKVPVYPGYVCAIVASLKLGVPVKWIETRTENIASTHFARDYHMTAEIAAREDGKVLALRVKTVADHGAFDGAADPSKFPAGLFSIVTGSYDFKAAFVEVDGVHTNKPPGGVAYRCSFRVTEAAYLIERVMDVLARRLGMDPAELRMRNFIRKEQFPYRSPTGWVYDSGDYEKTLTLALERIGYEELRREQAERRARGEFMGIGISTFTEIVGAGPSHTFDILGLKMFDSAQIRVHPTGKVIARLGVRHQGQGHETTFAQIIAEELGLTVDDVLIEEGDTDTAPYGLGTYASRSTPTAGGAAALCARRIRQKARKIAAHLLEVGEDDVVWDGTAFSVQGLPGRSVTMKDVAFAAYTNVPEGLEPGLEASYYYDPPNLTFPNGAYIAVVDIDKGTGAVKVRRFLAVDDCGTVINPMIVEGQVHGGLTEGFAIAFMQDIPYDADGNCLAPNWMDYLVPTALDTPHWETDRTVTPSPHHPIGAKGVGESPNVGSPAAFVNAVVDALSPLGVEHIDMPIYPWKVWSILRAHGVTE, via the coding sequence ATGGCGCTTCGTCAAACTGAGTTGCGGCCCTTGGGGAAACCGGTGGGCCGCAAGGAGGACCCGCGCCTGATTCGCGGCAAAGGCCGGTATGTGGATGACATCATGCTGCCGAATATGCTCCATCTCTGCGTCGTGCGCAGTCCGTATGCACACGCTCGCATCCGCCGCATCGACGCCTCGGCCGCACTCGCCGCGCCTGGGGTGAAGCTGGTTCTCACCGGGGAAGACCTGGCCAAGATGAATCTCGCCTGGATGCCCACATTGGCAGGCGACCGGCAGATGGTGCTGGCAACGGAAAAAGTCTTGTTCCAGTATCAGGAGGTCGCCGCTGTGGTCGCCGAGACCCGTGCGCAGGCGGAGGACGCGGCGCAACTGATTGAGGTGGACTACGAGCCTCTTCCGGTCGTGGTCGATCCGTTCTACGCCCTGTCTCCGGAAGCGCCGATCCTGCGCGATGATAAGGAGAAAAAATCCAACCTGATCTTCCATTGGGAAGCGGGAGACAGGGAAGAGACCGAAGCCATCTTTCGCGAGGCGCCGGTGGTCGTCAAGCAGGATGTTCGCTTTCCGCGCGTCCATCCGTCTCCGTTGGAACCGTGCGGGTGTGTGGCGGACTACGATACCGCCAGAAGCAAGCTGACCTTCTACGTCACCTCCCAGGCCCCGCATGCTCACCGCACCGTGCTCGCACTGGTCAGCGGCTTGCCGGAGCACCAAATTCACGTGATTTCACCCGATGTCGGCGGGGGATTCGGAAACAAGGTACCCGTGTACCCCGGATACGTGTGTGCCATCGTCGCCTCGCTGAAACTGGGCGTACCTGTGAAATGGATTGAAACGCGCACAGAGAACATCGCCAGTACGCACTTCGCACGCGACTACCATATGACTGCGGAGATCGCGGCGCGCGAGGACGGCAAGGTGTTGGCGCTGCGGGTGAAGACGGTAGCCGATCACGGTGCGTTTGACGGGGCGGCCGACCCATCCAAATTTCCGGCCGGGCTGTTCAGCATTGTCACTGGTTCCTACGATTTCAAAGCCGCGTTCGTGGAAGTGGACGGCGTTCACACCAACAAGCCGCCTGGCGGTGTGGCTTACCGCTGCTCCTTCCGTGTGACCGAGGCGGCGTATTTGATTGAACGCGTGATGGACGTGCTGGCTCGGCGCCTGGGGATGGACCCGGCCGAGCTGCGTATGCGCAACTTCATTCGCAAGGAGCAGTTTCCGTATCGGTCCCCCACGGGGTGGGTGTACGACAGCGGAGACTACGAAAAAACGCTCACGTTGGCGCTCGAACGGATCGGCTACGAGGAATTGCGCAGGGAGCAGGCGGAGCGGCGCGCCCGCGGGGAATTCATGGGCATTGGCATCTCGACATTCACGGAGATCGTCGGAGCGGGTCCGAGTCACACATTTGACATCCTCGGCCTCAAGATGTTTGACAGTGCTCAGATTCGCGTCCATCCCACGGGCAAGGTCATCGCGCGATTGGGCGTGCGCCATCAAGGCCAGGGGCACGAAACCACCTTCGCCCAGATCATCGCGGAAGAACTGGGCCTCACCGTCGACGACGTGTTGATTGAGGAAGGCGATACCGATACGGCTCCCTACGGGTTGGGCACTTACGCCAGCCGGTCCACACCGACCGCCGGCGGAGCGGCCGCACTGTGTGCGCGCAGGATCCGGCAGAAAGCGCGGAAGATCGCCGCGCACCTGTTGGAGGTCGGGGAAGACGACGTCGTATGGGATGGCACCGCCTTTTCGGTTCAAGGATTGCCTGGCCGTTCGGTGACGATGAAAGACGTGGCGTTCGCCGCCTACACGAATGTCCCTGAAGGCTTGGAACCCGGGCTGGAGGCCTCCTACTATTACGACCCGCCCAATCTCACCTTCCCGAACGGCGCTTACATCGCCGTGGTCGACATCGACAAGGGGACGGGCGCGGTGAAGGTGCGGCGATTCCTTGCGGTGGACGACTGTGGCACCGTGATCAACCCGATGATTGTTGAAGGCCAGGTGCATGGCGGGCTCACGGAAGGCTTCGCGATCGCGTTCATGCAGGACATTCCCTACGACGCTGACGGCAACTGTCTGGCGCCCAACTGGATGGATTATTTGGTGCCCACGGCGCTTGACACCCCGCATTGGGAAACGGACCGGACGGTGACACCGTCGCCTCACCACCCGATTGGGGCGAAGGGGGTCGGAGAGTCGCCGAATGTCGGTTCTCCTGCCGCGTTCGTGAATGCCGTGGTGGATGCCCTGTCGCCGCTCGGGGTGGAACACATCGACATGCCCATCTACCCGTGGAAAGTGTGGAGCATTCTGAGGGCGCATGGAGTGACGGAATGA
- a CDS encoding XdhC family protein, whose protein sequence is METARQLDERLEPYVWVTVVRRVRPSSATVGDKALVTANGELMGFVGGHCTRELVIGQAKKCLTTGESTLLLVTAHPPLQTMEGVTVLPMTCASEGTVELFLEPRNVEPVLLIVGDSPIAHALAELAPRFAFVPCRISLEESMGSGSAEEPVGKLRHQMGFRTGQTVYAVVATMGLYDVEAVMAAASIPLRYLGLVTSPRRWQAMHAELAEAGASNRLLEFVSAPAGLDIGAQGPQEIALSILAQIVERRRRGTGMAWDGELVPGAEVKEHADASMRPHATAVHESESAERNREAPHEVIDPVCGMTVDLSKTPHRLEWNGTEYGFCCAGCRQRFARDPERYLSHA, encoded by the coding sequence TTGGAAACCGCAAGGCAGTTGGATGAACGCCTGGAGCCGTACGTCTGGGTGACGGTGGTCCGCCGTGTTCGCCCGAGTTCGGCGACGGTGGGAGACAAGGCTCTGGTGACGGCGAACGGCGAGCTGATGGGGTTTGTCGGGGGCCACTGCACGCGGGAGTTGGTGATTGGCCAGGCGAAGAAGTGCCTCACCACGGGTGAAAGCACGCTTTTGCTCGTGACGGCACATCCGCCACTCCAGACGATGGAAGGTGTTACAGTACTGCCGATGACGTGCGCGTCGGAAGGAACGGTTGAACTGTTCCTGGAACCCAGGAATGTGGAACCTGTGTTGCTGATTGTGGGCGATTCTCCGATTGCGCACGCGCTGGCCGAGTTGGCGCCAAGATTCGCATTCGTTCCCTGCCGCATTTCACTGGAAGAATCCATGGGTTCCGGATCTGCGGAGGAACCGGTTGGCAAGCTGCGCCATCAGATGGGTTTTCGTACGGGGCAGACCGTGTACGCAGTGGTCGCCACGATGGGCCTGTACGACGTCGAAGCGGTGATGGCGGCGGCCTCCATCCCCTTGCGCTACCTGGGCTTGGTGACCAGCCCGAGGCGCTGGCAGGCCATGCACGCGGAGTTGGCAGAAGCAGGTGCTTCCAACCGCCTGCTGGAGTTTGTGTCGGCGCCGGCGGGATTGGACATTGGGGCCCAGGGTCCGCAGGAGATCGCCCTCAGCATTCTGGCGCAAATCGTGGAACGCAGGCGCCGTGGCACAGGCATGGCTTGGGACGGTGAACTCGTTCCAGGCGCCGAGGTCAAGGAGCATGCGGACGCGTCCATGCGTCCGCATGCCACTGCTGTGCATGAATCGGAGTCCGCGGAACGGAACCGTGAGGCGCCACATGAGGTGATCGATCCGGTCTGCGGGATGACGGTGGACTTGTCGAAGACCCCACACCGTCTGGAATGGAACGGGACGGAATACGGATTTTGCTGCGCGGGCTGCCGGCAGCGTTTCGCGCGTGATCCAGAGCGCTACCTCAGCCACGCATGA
- a CDS encoding CoxG family protein has translation MRTYQGEFTIEKPRSQVWAFVTNPHQMGPCIPDLIELNVESENRFRTLVKVGIGPIRGKFDLTSELTVEEPGRSASLSIRGGGMGSGVDMKAAMELSDTDGGTLLKWRCDTVISGPIASLGGRLIDGEARKITEKVFANLKTALLSAPDEEALAAEGDASAADEAAAAEAEEGTTAVKDV, from the coding sequence ATGCGTACGTACCAAGGAGAATTCACGATTGAGAAACCCCGCAGCCAGGTGTGGGCGTTCGTGACCAACCCACATCAGATGGGACCGTGCATCCCAGACTTGATTGAATTGAACGTCGAAAGTGAGAACCGCTTTCGTACCCTGGTGAAGGTGGGCATCGGGCCCATACGGGGCAAGTTCGATCTGACCAGTGAACTGACTGTGGAGGAACCGGGGCGCTCCGCGTCCTTGTCCATCCGGGGAGGAGGCATGGGCAGCGGGGTCGACATGAAGGCCGCCATGGAGTTGAGTGACACCGACGGCGGAACCCTGCTGAAGTGGCGATGCGACACGGTCATCAGCGGCCCCATTGCGAGTCTTGGCGGACGTTTGATTGACGGAGAGGCGCGGAAAATCACAGAAAAAGTATTCGCCAATCTGAAGACGGCTTTGCTTTCGGCACCGGACGAGGAGGCGTTGGCCGCCGAAGGGGATGCATCCGCGGCCGATGAGGCTGCAGCGGCGGAAGCCGAGGAAGGAACAACCGCGGTGAAGGACGTGTGA
- a CDS encoding AAA family ATPase yields the protein MNGQVRQLQEALRNVHYVAEEGLATVLYLSQQLRRPLLLEGPAGVGKTALAKALAEIRSVNLIRLQCYEGLDASQALYDWDYPKQLLMARAAFASGDVDQTALYSERFLIERPLLRALRERPAPVLLVDEVDRADEEFEAMLLEILSDFQITIPELGTFRADEPPSVVLTSNRTRDLSDALRRRCLYIWVDYPLPEQEAAIISLHVPQLAPDLARQIARSVRRLRKLSLLKPPGLAESIDFARALCELGAQELDETVTRLTIGCLLKTQEDAALVQERGLNLIWNA from the coding sequence ATGAACGGTCAGGTGCGCCAGCTGCAGGAGGCGTTGCGGAACGTTCACTATGTCGCGGAGGAAGGGCTGGCGACCGTGCTGTATTTGTCCCAGCAGCTGCGCCGTCCTCTATTGTTGGAAGGTCCAGCGGGTGTGGGGAAGACGGCGTTGGCAAAGGCACTGGCCGAGATCCGTTCAGTGAACCTGATTCGGTTGCAATGTTATGAGGGCCTGGACGCGAGCCAGGCCTTGTACGACTGGGATTATCCCAAGCAACTGCTGATGGCACGCGCGGCCTTCGCGAGCGGGGACGTGGACCAGACGGCTCTGTACAGCGAGCGGTTTCTCATCGAACGTCCGCTACTGCGCGCCCTTCGGGAAAGGCCAGCCCCGGTGCTGCTGGTGGACGAGGTGGACAGGGCCGATGAAGAGTTTGAAGCCATGCTGTTGGAGATTCTCTCGGATTTCCAAATCACCATTCCCGAGTTGGGAACGTTTCGAGCAGATGAGCCGCCGTCGGTGGTGCTGACGTCGAACCGCACACGGGACCTGTCCGATGCGCTGCGGCGCCGCTGCCTGTACATCTGGGTTGACTATCCGTTGCCGGAACAGGAGGCCGCCATCATTTCGCTGCATGTTCCGCAGCTGGCCCCCGACCTCGCCAGGCAAATCGCACGGAGTGTGCGCCGGTTGCGCAAGTTGTCGCTGCTCAAACCTCCCGGATTGGCGGAGTCCATCGATTTCGCGCGGGCGCTGTGCGAACTGGGTGCGCAGGAGTTGGACGAGACGGTCACCCGCCTGACGATCGGATGCCTGTTGAAGACGCAGGAGGATGCAGCCCTGGTGCAGGAGAGAGGATTGAACCTGATATGGAACGCTTGA